In a single window of the Thunnus maccoyii chromosome 7, fThuMac1.1, whole genome shotgun sequence genome:
- the LOC121900627 gene encoding calphotin-like, giving the protein MALHLQEVAACSTPCSVAASPVAAPPKPAAVSSVVLHPESAASSTVAPSPKSAASSTVAPPRKPAASSIVAPPPESAAFPVASPSRPAASPVALPQESAAVSPVALPPEGPSLRCQPPEGLSACSPTTRAASHV; this is encoded by the exons ATGGCACTGCACCTCCAGGAAGTGGCAG CCTGCAGCACCCCCTGTAGCGTTGCAGCATCCCCAGTGGCTGCGCCTCCTAAGCCTGCAGCAGTATCCTCAGTAGTTCTGCatcccgagtctgcagcatcatCCACAGTGGCTCCGTCTCCCAAGTCTGCAGCATCATCCACAGTGGCTCCGCCTCGCAAGCCTGCAGCATCATCCATAGTGGCTCCGCCTCCAGAGTCTGCAGCATTCCCAGTGGCGTCGCCTTCCAGgcctgcagcatcccctgtggctTTGCCCCAAGAGTCTGCAGCAGTGTCCCCAGTGGCTTTGCCCCCTGAGGGCCCCAGCCTTCGCTGTCAGCCTCCTGAGGGCCTGTCGGCCTGCAGCCCGACCACCAGAGCAGCTTCTCACGTCTAG